Proteins encoded together in one Microcebus murinus isolate Inina chromosome 16, M.murinus_Inina_mat1.0, whole genome shotgun sequence window:
- the TPX2 gene encoding targeting protein for Xklp2 isoform X2: MSRVETSYSYDAPMDFINFTSLGDEEDTENIDSWFEEKANLENKFLGKNGIAGLFQGKTPLRKANLQQALITPLRPANTYYKEAEKENLVEQSLSSNACSSLQVEGAISRKTPAQPQRRSVRLSARKDLEQKEKDHVKMKAKRCATPVVTDEIPPLKKMKVSNKKKKPEEEGTAHEDTAEKNGSSPEKAKDRHTVPRILPVRRKVLKSTEEQELEKRMKMQQEVVEMRKKNEEFKKLALAGTGQPVKKSVSQVTKSIDFHFRTDERIKQHPKNQEEYKEVNFTSELRKHPSSPAPVTKGCTIIKPFNLSQGKKRTFDETASTYVPLAQQVEAFHKRTPNRYHLRSKKDDTSLLPSKSSVPKISRDPQTPVLQTKQRARPVTYKSAAEQEAEELEKLQQYKFKARELDPRILEGGPILPKKPPVKPPTQPIGFDLEIEKRIQDRESKKKSEDEHFEFHSRPCPTKILEDVVGVPEKKVLPITVPKSPAFALKNRIRIPTKGDEEEDEPVVIKAQPVPHYGVPFKPQNVEGRTVEMCPFSFDSRDKERQLQKEKKIKELQKGEVPKFKALPLPHFDTINLPEKKVKNVTQSEPFCLETDKRGALKAQIWKHQLEEELKQQKEAACFKARPNTVISQEPFVPKKEKKSVTVQEPFQLATERRAKERQELEKRMAEIEAQKAQQLEEARQQEEEQKKEELARLRKELVHKANPVRKYQGVEVKSSDQPLTVPVSPKFSTRFHC, translated from the exons ATGTCGCGAGTTGAAACCTCTTATTCCTATGATGCCCCCATGGACTTCATCAATTTTACATCTTTGGGTGATGAGGAGGATACTGAAAACATAGATTCATGGTTTG AGGAGAAGGCCAATTTGGAGAATAAGTTTCTTGGGAAGAATGGGATAGCAGGGCTTTTTCAGGGCAAAACTCCTTTGAGAAAGGCTAATCTTCAGCAAGCTCTTATCACACCTTTGAGACCAG CTAACACTTATTacaaagaggcagaaaaggaaaatcttgTGGAACAGTCCCTTTCATCAAATGCTTGTTCTTCCCTGCAAGTTGAAGGAGCCATATCAAGAAAAACTCCAGCCCAGCCACAGAG AAGATCTGTTAGACTCTCTGCTCGGAAGGAtttggaacagaaagaaaaagaccatGTAAAAATGAAAGCCAAGAGATGTGCCACTCCTGTAGTCACTGATGAAATTCCAccccttaaaaaaatgaaagt TTCtaacaagaaaaagaagccagaggaaGAAGGCACTGCTCATGAAGATACTGCCGAAAAGAATGGATCTTCCCCAGAGAAAGCTAAGGACAGACATACTGTGCCTCGTATACTACCTGTAAG GCGGAAAGTTCTAAAAAGTACTGAGGAGCAAGAGttggaaaagagaatgaaaatgcaGCAGGAGGTGGTGGAGATGcggaaaaagaatgaagaattcaAGAAACTTGCTCTTGCAGGAACAG GGCAACCTGTGAAGAAATCAGTGAGCCAGGTAACCAAATCAATTGACTTCCACTTTCGCACAGATGAGCGCATTAAACAACATCCTAAGAATCAAGAGGAGTATAAGGAAGTGAACTTTACATCTGAACTTCGAAAGCATCCTTCATCTCCT GCCCCAGTGACTAAGGGATGTACCATTATTAAGCCTTTCAACTTGtcccaaggaaagaaaagaacatttgatGAAACAGCTTCTACATACGTGCCCCTTGCACAGCAGGTCGAAGCCTTCCATAAACGAACCCCTAACAGATATCATTTGAGGAGCAAGAAGGATGATACTA GTCTGTTACCCTCCAAATCTTCTGTGCCAAAGATCTCTAGAGACCCACAGACTCCTGTACTGCAAACCAAACAGCGTGCAAGGCCTGTGACCTACAAAAGTGCAGCagagcaggaggctgaggaacTGGAGAAACTGCAACA ATACAAATTCAAAGCACGGGAACTTGATCCCAGAATTCTTGAAGGTGGGCCCATCTTGCCCAAGAAACCACCTGTGAAACCACCCACTCAGCCTATTGGCTTTGATTTGGAGATTGAGAAAAGAATCCAGGATCgagagtcaaagaagaaatcagaagatGAACACTTTGAATTTCATTCGAGACCTTGCCCTACTAAGATCTTGGAAGATGTTGTG GGTGTTCCTGAAAAGAAGGTACTTCCAATCACTGTCCCCAAGTCACCAGCCTTCGCATTGAAGAATAGAATCCGAATACCCACCAAAGGAGATGAG gaAGAGGATGAACCAGTAGTAATAAAAGCTCAACCTGTACCACATTATGGGGTGCCTTTTAAGCCCCAAAATGTAGAGGGAAGAACTGTGGAGATGTGTCCTTTCTCCTTTGATTCACGAGACAAAGAACGTCAGttacagaaggagaagaaaataaaagaactgcAGAAAGGGGAG gtGCCCAAGTTCAAGGCACTTCCCTTGCCTCATTTTGATACCATTAACCTGCCAGAGAAGAAGGTAAAGAATGTGACCCAGAGTGAGCCTTTCTGCTTGGAGACTGACAAAAGAGGTGCTCTGAAGGCGCAGATTTGGAAGCACCAG CTGGAGGAAGAACTGAAACAGCAGAAAGAAGCAGCTTGCTTCAAGGCTCGTCCAAACACCGTCATCTCCCAGGAGCCCTTTGTtcccaagaaagagaaaaaatcagTTACTG TTCAGGAACCTTTTCAGTTGGCCACTGAGAGAAGAGCCAAGGAGCGGCAGGAGCTGGAGAAAAGAATGGCTGAGATTGAAGCCCAGaaagcccagcagttggaggagGCCAGGCaacaggaggaagagcagaagaAGGAGGAGTTAGCCAGGCTACGGAAAGAACTG GTGCATAAGGCAAATCCAGTACGGAAGTACCAGGGTGTGGAGGTAAAGTCAAGTGACCAGCCTCTGACTGTGCCTGTATCTCCCAAGTTCTCCACTCGATTCCACTGCTAA
- the TPX2 gene encoding targeting protein for Xklp2 isoform X1 translates to MSRVETSYSYDAPMDFINFTSLGDEEDTENIDSWFEEKANLENKFLGKNGIAGLFQGKTPLRKANLQQALITPLRPANTYYKEAEKENLVEQSLSSNACSSLQVEGAISRKTPAQPQRRSVRLSARKDLEQKEKDHVKMKAKRCATPVVTDEIPPLKKMKVSNKKKKPEEEGTAHEDTAEKNGSSPEKAKDRHTVPRILPVRRKVLKSTEEQELEKRMKMQQEVVEMRKKNEEFKKLALAGTGQPVKKSVSQVTKSIDFHFRTDERIKQHPKNQEEYKEVNFTSELRKHPSSPAPVTKGCTIIKPFNLSQGKKRTFDETASTYVPLAQQVEAFHKRTPNRYHLRSKKDDTSLLPSKSSVPKISRDPQTPVLQTKQRARPVTYKSAAEQEAEELEKLQQYKFKARELDPRILEGGPILPKKPPVKPPTQPIGFDLEIEKRIQDRESKKKSEDEHFEFHSRPCPTKILEDVVGVPEKKVLPITVPKSPAFALKNRIRIPTKGDEEEDEPVVIKAQPVPHYGVPFKPQNVEGRTVEMCPFSFDSRDKERQLQKEKKIKELQKGEVPKFKALPLPHFDTINLPEKKVKNVTQSEPFCLETDKRGALKAQIWKHQLEEELKQQKEAACFKARPNTVISQEPFVPKKEKKSVTEGLSGSLVQEPFQLATERRAKERQELEKRMAEIEAQKAQQLEEARQQEEEQKKEELARLRKELVHKANPVRKYQGVEVKSSDQPLTVPVSPKFSTRFHC, encoded by the exons ATGTCGCGAGTTGAAACCTCTTATTCCTATGATGCCCCCATGGACTTCATCAATTTTACATCTTTGGGTGATGAGGAGGATACTGAAAACATAGATTCATGGTTTG AGGAGAAGGCCAATTTGGAGAATAAGTTTCTTGGGAAGAATGGGATAGCAGGGCTTTTTCAGGGCAAAACTCCTTTGAGAAAGGCTAATCTTCAGCAAGCTCTTATCACACCTTTGAGACCAG CTAACACTTATTacaaagaggcagaaaaggaaaatcttgTGGAACAGTCCCTTTCATCAAATGCTTGTTCTTCCCTGCAAGTTGAAGGAGCCATATCAAGAAAAACTCCAGCCCAGCCACAGAG AAGATCTGTTAGACTCTCTGCTCGGAAGGAtttggaacagaaagaaaaagaccatGTAAAAATGAAAGCCAAGAGATGTGCCACTCCTGTAGTCACTGATGAAATTCCAccccttaaaaaaatgaaagt TTCtaacaagaaaaagaagccagaggaaGAAGGCACTGCTCATGAAGATACTGCCGAAAAGAATGGATCTTCCCCAGAGAAAGCTAAGGACAGACATACTGTGCCTCGTATACTACCTGTAAG GCGGAAAGTTCTAAAAAGTACTGAGGAGCAAGAGttggaaaagagaatgaaaatgcaGCAGGAGGTGGTGGAGATGcggaaaaagaatgaagaattcaAGAAACTTGCTCTTGCAGGAACAG GGCAACCTGTGAAGAAATCAGTGAGCCAGGTAACCAAATCAATTGACTTCCACTTTCGCACAGATGAGCGCATTAAACAACATCCTAAGAATCAAGAGGAGTATAAGGAAGTGAACTTTACATCTGAACTTCGAAAGCATCCTTCATCTCCT GCCCCAGTGACTAAGGGATGTACCATTATTAAGCCTTTCAACTTGtcccaaggaaagaaaagaacatttgatGAAACAGCTTCTACATACGTGCCCCTTGCACAGCAGGTCGAAGCCTTCCATAAACGAACCCCTAACAGATATCATTTGAGGAGCAAGAAGGATGATACTA GTCTGTTACCCTCCAAATCTTCTGTGCCAAAGATCTCTAGAGACCCACAGACTCCTGTACTGCAAACCAAACAGCGTGCAAGGCCTGTGACCTACAAAAGTGCAGCagagcaggaggctgaggaacTGGAGAAACTGCAACA ATACAAATTCAAAGCACGGGAACTTGATCCCAGAATTCTTGAAGGTGGGCCCATCTTGCCCAAGAAACCACCTGTGAAACCACCCACTCAGCCTATTGGCTTTGATTTGGAGATTGAGAAAAGAATCCAGGATCgagagtcaaagaagaaatcagaagatGAACACTTTGAATTTCATTCGAGACCTTGCCCTACTAAGATCTTGGAAGATGTTGTG GGTGTTCCTGAAAAGAAGGTACTTCCAATCACTGTCCCCAAGTCACCAGCCTTCGCATTGAAGAATAGAATCCGAATACCCACCAAAGGAGATGAG gaAGAGGATGAACCAGTAGTAATAAAAGCTCAACCTGTACCACATTATGGGGTGCCTTTTAAGCCCCAAAATGTAGAGGGAAGAACTGTGGAGATGTGTCCTTTCTCCTTTGATTCACGAGACAAAGAACGTCAGttacagaaggagaagaaaataaaagaactgcAGAAAGGGGAG gtGCCCAAGTTCAAGGCACTTCCCTTGCCTCATTTTGATACCATTAACCTGCCAGAGAAGAAGGTAAAGAATGTGACCCAGAGTGAGCCTTTCTGCTTGGAGACTGACAAAAGAGGTGCTCTGAAGGCGCAGATTTGGAAGCACCAG CTGGAGGAAGAACTGAAACAGCAGAAAGAAGCAGCTTGCTTCAAGGCTCGTCCAAACACCGTCATCTCCCAGGAGCCCTTTGTtcccaagaaagagaaaaaatcagTTACTG AGGGCCTTTCTGGTTCTCTAGTTCAGGAACCTTTTCAGTTGGCCACTGAGAGAAGAGCCAAGGAGCGGCAGGAGCTGGAGAAAAGAATGGCTGAGATTGAAGCCCAGaaagcccagcagttggaggagGCCAGGCaacaggaggaagagcagaagaAGGAGGAGTTAGCCAGGCTACGGAAAGAACTG GTGCATAAGGCAAATCCAGTACGGAAGTACCAGGGTGTGGAGGTAAAGTCAAGTGACCAGCCTCTGACTGTGCCTGTATCTCCCAAGTTCTCCACTCGATTCCACTGCTAA